The Pseudoalteromonas rubra DNA segment TGCTATGAATTACTTTGTCAGCCGTCATGCCGGGGCAATTGCCTGGGCAGAGCAGCACCTGTCCATCGACCATTTTCTGACCCACCTGGTGCCGGATATGCTGGTAGCGGGTGACAAAGTCTACGGTACGTTGCCCGTGCACCTGGTTGCTCAAATTAACCTCAGAGGCGCCGAGTATTACCACTTAACACTGGACCTGCCGGAACATTTACGTGGTCAGGAACTCAGTGCCAAAGAACTGGAACGGTTTGCCGCCCGGGTGCAGCTATATCGGGTCTGCGATCCTTACTCATTCTGGTATCAAAAACACCTACTCAAGATCCGGCAGACACTAAGAACGCTATCCCAGAACGTACAGCGCTTTTGCCTGCAATCGCTATCAGTGCGACGTTTAATCGCCTTTGCGTTTGCCATGATCTCGCTGATCTGCATCGCCTGGCTGGGCGATCAGAGCTACTTTTTGTATCAGCAACTGACCAACCCAGACACCACAACGGCATTCGACAATCAGGCCAGTATAGTGAGCCTGATCATCTTACTGATAAGCTCGGCCCTGAGCGCCTATCTGGGGTTCAGTTTTGTCAAAGTGCGCCACCTGAACAGAACCCATGCCCTGCCAAGGTGCGAGGCG contains these protein-coding regions:
- the csx16 gene encoding CRISPR-associated protein Csx16 gives rise to the protein MNYFVSRHAGAIAWAEQHLSIDHFLTHLVPDMLVAGDKVYGTLPVHLVAQINLRGAEYYHLTLDLPEHLRGQELSAKELERFAARVQLYRVCDPYSFWYQKHLLKIRQTLRTLSQNVQRFCLQSLSVRRLIAFAFAMISLICIAWLGDQSYFLYQQLTNPDTTTAFDNQASIVSLIILLISSALSAYLGFSFVKVRHLNRTHALPRCEALILTASPLGGGYRLTFNARQCELSHPDGAEPLTLTSNLANDIEAITRFKTQHGIRAPFNWQQALRAILAHHPTLRHVVLICSEQLHFSQDGKTPHAELLAELLQHYVDREHCQVEVARGRLDKDSIASYYTEIEHQINRLQALGISERAICIDNTAGQVPASMGACLATLHNQCHIQYFNNQGVTQNYQVTFKQIDA